One Nocardioides luti DNA window includes the following coding sequences:
- a CDS encoding SDR family NAD(P)-dependent oxidoreductase yields MGKTAVVTGGASGIGLSIVRSLSAQGAKVLIADLNETGARDVASELDPTGETLTSLGVDISSREAVTYLFEACTKRLGSPDILVNSAGINIDRGIRRVSDAEWRRTLDVNLTGTFHCSQEALRLMIPRREGTIINIASRAWLGWWGQTAYSASKGGVVSMTRSLAIEVAKYGITVNCVAPGLIDTPLLRSEPTEVLERLAQSQPSGTIGRAEDVAWAASFLAGAGARQVTGQVLYVCGGKSVYARPPVTA; encoded by the coding sequence ATGGGAAAGACCGCTGTGGTCACGGGCGGCGCGAGTGGTATCGGACTGAGCATCGTCCGGTCGCTCTCAGCGCAGGGCGCCAAGGTGCTGATCGCCGATCTCAACGAGACCGGTGCGCGCGACGTCGCCAGCGAGCTGGATCCCACCGGGGAGACCCTCACGAGCCTCGGCGTAGACATCTCATCGCGTGAGGCGGTCACCTATCTGTTCGAGGCATGCACGAAGCGCCTCGGCTCTCCGGACATCCTGGTGAACAGTGCCGGGATTAATATTGACCGAGGCATCCGGAGGGTCAGCGACGCCGAGTGGCGCAGAACCCTCGACGTCAACCTGACCGGGACGTTCCACTGTTCGCAGGAAGCGCTGCGGCTCATGATCCCGCGGCGCGAGGGGACGATAATCAACATCGCCTCCAGGGCCTGGCTGGGTTGGTGGGGACAGACTGCGTATTCTGCATCCAAGGGCGGCGTCGTCTCTATGACACGCAGCCTGGCCATCGAGGTCGCGAAGTACGGCATCACAGTAAACTGCGTGGCGCCGGGTCTCATCGATACGCCGCTACTGCGCAGCGAGCCGACGGAAGTACTCGAGCGCCTCGCCCAGTCCCAGCCCAGCGGCACGATCGGCCGCGCCGAGGACGTCGCGTGGGCGGCGAGCTTCCTCGCTGGAGCCGGCGCCAGGCAGGTGACGGGACAGGTGTTGTACGTGTGTGGTGGCAAGAGCGTGTACGCCCGACCCCCTGTGACGGCATGA
- a CDS encoding SDR family oxidoreductase yields MQEKQTQGGTAHIVGSGSIATEIVHRLEAEGWTFVDEISPETELNALVFAQGLAESEVNASAATSFVATVEQLVDRFHEGHARVVALVGREVLGWPTSLEAAVQAGGIASAARSLALKLARRGITVNVVVANLDDLEPDDDAQGVLSDWPAPKPLTLRSITPRDVADAVQFFVDARSGYITGQQFYVCGGSSLVSSLSV; encoded by the coding sequence GTGCAGGAAAAACAGACGCAGGGCGGCACCGCGCACATCGTGGGTTCGGGCAGCATCGCCACCGAGATCGTCCATCGGTTGGAGGCGGAAGGCTGGACGTTCGTCGACGAGATTTCGCCAGAGACCGAACTGAACGCACTCGTCTTTGCCCAAGGGCTCGCAGAGTCGGAGGTCAACGCCTCGGCGGCGACTTCCTTCGTCGCGACGGTGGAGCAGCTGGTTGATCGGTTCCACGAGGGCCACGCACGTGTGGTCGCTCTCGTCGGGCGGGAGGTTCTGGGTTGGCCGACGTCGCTGGAAGCGGCGGTCCAGGCGGGCGGGATCGCCTCGGCGGCTCGGAGCCTGGCGCTGAAGCTCGCGCGACGAGGCATCACCGTCAACGTGGTCGTGGCAAACCTCGACGACCTCGAGCCCGATGATGACGCGCAGGGAGTCCTGTCAGACTGGCCAGCGCCGAAGCCGCTGACGCTACGGTCTATCACGCCGCGCGACGTGGCCGACGCGGTCCAGTTCTTCGTCGATGCCCGCAGCGGATACATCACCGGGCAGCAGTTCTACGTGTGCGGTGGGTCGAGTCTCGTGTCGAGCCTGTCGGTGTGA
- a CDS encoding thiolase family protein, protein MRKVYVAGASSPGFGKLGRDAVSLGVEAVSSLLDSTGVASADVDYGVAGTLYGGSLVGQRIFQGIGVSGQPIFTVENACASGASAVHLAWQAVATGSADIAIAVGAENLTSMGAGPLKLTTRDIEVDLGVVMPATYAMRAQRYLHDFGVDASALSHVSVKNRRNGATNPRAHFGDRAVTFDEVEESRLIADPLRLFHCCPSNDGAAAVLLCTAEVAQALGLPQVEMLASVVRSGVFRTSAKDMTWPDITYRAASAAFEAAGLKAGDLDVVELHDAFTIAEFLHSEAMGLAERGTAHRAVAEGEFDIDGRVAVNPSGGLLSRGHPVGATGVAQLCESFLQLIGEAGENQVAGASVALTHVTGGGIYGVDNGACAVHILAV, encoded by the coding sequence ATGAGAAAGGTCTATGTCGCGGGCGCCAGTTCGCCTGGCTTCGGGAAGCTCGGGCGTGACGCTGTGAGCCTGGGAGTCGAAGCTGTGAGCAGTCTGCTCGACTCGACCGGCGTGGCATCGGCTGATGTCGACTACGGGGTCGCGGGGACGCTCTACGGCGGCTCGCTGGTGGGCCAGCGGATTTTCCAGGGCATCGGTGTGTCCGGCCAGCCGATCTTCACGGTGGAGAACGCCTGCGCGAGCGGCGCCTCGGCGGTGCACCTGGCCTGGCAGGCCGTTGCGACGGGCAGCGCCGACATCGCCATCGCGGTCGGGGCGGAGAACCTGACCTCCATGGGCGCGGGGCCGCTCAAGCTGACCACGAGGGACATCGAGGTCGACTTGGGCGTCGTGATGCCCGCGACGTACGCCATGCGTGCGCAGCGCTACCTGCACGACTTTGGCGTTGATGCGTCGGCGCTGTCCCACGTGTCGGTCAAGAACCGCCGCAATGGTGCCACCAACCCGCGGGCGCACTTCGGCGACCGCGCGGTGACGTTCGACGAGGTCGAGGAGTCCCGACTGATCGCCGACCCGCTGCGACTGTTCCACTGCTGCCCCAGCAACGACGGGGCAGCGGCGGTTCTGCTGTGCACCGCAGAGGTCGCGCAGGCGCTTGGGCTGCCGCAGGTGGAGATGCTCGCGAGTGTCGTAAGGTCCGGCGTCTTCCGCACGTCCGCGAAGGATATGACCTGGCCCGACATCACGTACCGTGCCGCGTCAGCCGCGTTCGAGGCAGCTGGGCTCAAGGCCGGCGACTTGGACGTCGTCGAGCTGCATGATGCGTTCACCATCGCCGAGTTCTTGCACTCGGAGGCGATGGGGCTGGCGGAGCGCGGAACTGCGCACCGGGCGGTGGCCGAAGGCGAGTTCGATATCGACGGTCGCGTCGCGGTCAATCCCAGTGGCGGACTGCTCTCGCGTGGACACCCGGTGGGAGCCACGGGCGTCGCGCAGCTCTGCGAGTCGTTCCTCCAGTTGATTGGCGAAGCTGGCGAGAACCAAGTCGCAGGCGCCAGTGTGGCCCTCACGCACGTCACGGGCGGTGGCATCTATGGAGTCGACAACGGCGCCTGTGCCGTTCACATCCTCGCCGTCTGA
- a CDS encoding OB-fold domain-containing protein yields the protein MTSEEGRQLIAADTYTVTNDLVAFHTSRCLACDESWFPSRERCAACGSRDVEAQELPGEGVVYACTFVRAGQPRFLPPYALAYVDVGPIRLLTHCRSEAALAPGTRVHFVQDQVGATDSDVLVSYVAEVVAS from the coding sequence GTGACATCTGAAGAAGGCCGGCAGCTGATTGCCGCGGACACTTACACCGTCACCAACGACCTCGTGGCCTTTCATACGAGCCGTTGCCTTGCGTGCGACGAGAGTTGGTTCCCGTCACGCGAGCGTTGCGCCGCGTGCGGTTCCAGGGACGTCGAAGCCCAAGAGTTGCCGGGCGAGGGCGTGGTCTACGCCTGCACATTCGTCCGTGCGGGGCAGCCGCGATTCCTGCCGCCGTATGCCCTGGCCTACGTCGACGTGGGCCCGATCCGGCTACTGACCCACTGTCGCTCTGAGGCAGCTTTGGCCCCGGGGACGCGAGTGCACTTCGTGCAGGACCAGGTCGGTGCAACGGATTCCGATGTGTTGGTGTCATACGTGGCTGAGGTGGTCGCTTCATGA
- a CDS encoding enoyl-CoA hydratase/isomerase family protein produces the protein MMVGTVAGLEVEMIDGIALVTISRPEAGNSIDPPTASALNSLWLAAAEDDDVVVVVVIGAGERFFCTGMDLKKTATPGGTPYVVEYLKGQQLSFAPPVDFHKPTLVALNGMALGAGLELALACDVRIAAVGAELGLPEVKIGSMPGQGGTQRLPRLIPRSVAMKMLLTGDRMSASDALRYGLVTDVVEAAELKTTALELAGRIASAAPLAVQAVKTAVNLGADLPLEDALRLEAFLWGSLRETHDRTEGRTAFAEKRPPRWQGR, from the coding sequence ATGATGGTGGGCACGGTGGCCGGGTTGGAGGTCGAGATGATCGACGGGATCGCCCTGGTGACCATCAGCCGGCCGGAGGCGGGCAACTCGATCGACCCGCCGACCGCGTCGGCACTGAACTCCCTGTGGTTGGCGGCTGCTGAGGACGATGACGTCGTGGTCGTGGTCGTGATCGGTGCGGGTGAGCGATTCTTCTGCACGGGCATGGACCTGAAGAAGACCGCCACGCCCGGAGGCACGCCCTACGTTGTCGAGTACCTCAAGGGGCAGCAGTTGTCGTTCGCGCCGCCGGTGGACTTCCACAAGCCCACGCTCGTGGCACTCAATGGGATGGCGCTGGGAGCCGGCCTTGAGCTCGCGCTGGCGTGCGACGTGCGAATCGCCGCTGTGGGAGCCGAGTTGGGCCTTCCCGAGGTGAAGATCGGCAGTATGCCGGGTCAGGGAGGGACGCAGCGCCTGCCGCGCCTCATTCCTCGCAGCGTCGCCATGAAGATGCTCCTCACGGGAGACCGGATGTCCGCGTCCGACGCGCTCAGGTACGGGCTGGTCACCGATGTCGTCGAGGCTGCGGAACTCAAGACCACCGCCCTTGAGTTGGCGGGTCGCATCGCGTCGGCGGCGCCGTTGGCAGTCCAGGCCGTCAAGACCGCGGTGAATCTCGGAGCCGATCTACCGCTGGAGGACGCGCTTCGGCTGGAGGCGTTCCTGTGGGGGTCTCTTCGGGAGACCCACGATCGGACCGAGGGTCGAACGGCGTTCGCGGAGAAGCGGCCGCCGAGGTGGCAGGGCCGGTAG
- a CDS encoding enoyl-CoA hydratase-related protein, which produces MPESTDVCLVEVGNKIATVTLNRPEKRNALSAGLIEDLVRILGELDESDDVSAVILRGAGPSFCAGYDLSSETRSKYILADPVEDRWRIRRNVRRWLDLWELRVPIVAEVQGHCLAGGAEIMMMCDVVVAAEDAKIGFPSARALGVPPLSALPMLVGIRAAKRMMLTGDSVSGVEAAEMGLVTEAVPADRLESQARAIAERMTLIPKDVLAMNKATMNAAFEAMGFRHASLVGVDLDIIAHNTKTAREWNERSQRIGVRAALRERDAKFEN; this is translated from the coding sequence GTGCCTGAATCCACCGACGTCTGCCTGGTCGAGGTCGGCAACAAGATTGCGACCGTCACGCTAAATCGGCCTGAGAAGCGCAATGCATTGAGCGCGGGCCTCATCGAGGACCTCGTGCGGATCCTCGGTGAGCTTGACGAGTCTGACGACGTCTCAGCGGTAATCCTGCGGGGTGCGGGCCCGAGCTTCTGTGCAGGTTACGACCTAAGTTCCGAGACCCGGTCGAAATACATACTCGCCGACCCGGTCGAGGACCGCTGGCGGATCCGCCGGAACGTGCGCCGATGGCTCGACCTGTGGGAGCTGCGGGTCCCGATCGTGGCCGAGGTGCAGGGCCACTGCCTCGCTGGGGGTGCCGAGATCATGATGATGTGCGACGTCGTTGTCGCAGCAGAGGACGCCAAGATCGGCTTCCCCAGTGCCCGGGCGCTGGGTGTCCCCCCGCTGAGTGCCCTTCCGATGCTCGTCGGCATCCGCGCCGCCAAGCGCATGATGTTGACCGGGGACTCGGTCTCGGGTGTCGAGGCGGCCGAGATGGGTCTGGTGACCGAGGCTGTGCCGGCAGACCGGCTCGAGAGCCAGGCGCGGGCGATCGCCGAACGAATGACGCTGATCCCCAAGGACGTCTTGGCGATGAACAAGGCCACCATGAATGCCGCCTTCGAGGCCATGGGGTTCCGGCATGCGTCGCTCGTCGGTGTGGATCTGGACATCATCGCCCACAACACGAAGACAGCTCGCGAGTGGAACGAGAGGTCCCAGCGCATCGGCGTGCGCGCCGCGTTGCGCGAGCGCGACGCGAAGTTTGAGAACTGA
- a CDS encoding GntR family transcriptional regulator — translation MDMRIARPETTVREQVVEAVRTAIVSGFFQPGQRLTEKRLIEETGASRTSIREALRDLENHHLIERTGTNAIRVSILDEQTINDIYDVRAGLESLAAQLCVERASGEQLEALYRCVSTAGESVEERIAAAAEFDRLLLEAVGNEVLTEILGSLHWRVQVVRRLTMTIPGRAAIAWQQMSNIAEALRDRDGSKSRDLTRAHIESARAAALTVVDTFKDPDRW, via the coding sequence ATGGACATGCGGATCGCGCGACCGGAGACGACCGTCCGCGAGCAGGTGGTCGAGGCGGTTCGGACGGCCATTGTGTCGGGGTTCTTCCAGCCGGGGCAGCGATTGACCGAAAAGCGCCTGATCGAAGAAACCGGGGCGAGCCGTACGTCGATCAGGGAAGCCCTCCGCGATCTGGAGAACCACCATCTCATCGAGCGGACAGGCACTAACGCGATCCGTGTGTCGATCCTAGATGAGCAGACCATCAACGACATCTACGACGTCCGGGCCGGTCTGGAGTCTCTGGCGGCCCAGCTGTGTGTGGAGCGGGCGTCGGGCGAGCAGCTCGAAGCTCTCTACCGCTGCGTTTCCACGGCGGGCGAGAGCGTTGAGGAACGGATCGCCGCCGCGGCTGAGTTTGATCGACTGTTGCTCGAGGCCGTCGGCAACGAGGTCCTGACCGAAATCTTGGGCAGTCTGCACTGGCGGGTTCAGGTCGTACGTCGCCTGACTATGACGATTCCCGGGCGCGCCGCCATCGCCTGGCAGCAGATGTCGAACATCGCCGAGGCGCTCCGCGATCGGGACGGCAGCAAGTCCAGAGATTTGACCCGAGCGCACATCGAGTCCGCCCGAGCGGCTGCTCTGACAGTCGTTGACACATTCAAGGACCCCGACCGCTGGTGA
- a CDS encoding MBL fold metallo-hydrolase, translating to MSRLDVDTYTIDDMTIHRVVELVAPFMPATEMLPALTSEVLDENRGWLGSQLAENNYFVLTYQSFVVRTPHHTVVVDTGLGNDKDRGRPEWHRKTDDQFLSGLARVGVRPEDVDYVICTHLHADHVGWNTRLVQGRWQPTFPRARYILHRDELAATAGRHRESGDQPYADSILPILDAGLADVVDEDFSIGDHGRLLLTAGHTAGHVAVRFGRRRDRVVFSGDLLHVALQIRYPELSFFKDLDPRAAAVTRRAFLERYAETDTVCCTGHIPTSGPATVRRRGDGFALAASRGT from the coding sequence ATGAGCCGTCTCGACGTCGACACGTACACGATCGACGACATGACGATCCACCGCGTGGTGGAGCTGGTCGCGCCCTTCATGCCCGCCACCGAGATGCTGCCTGCGCTCACCTCGGAGGTCCTGGACGAGAATCGTGGGTGGCTGGGGTCGCAGCTCGCCGAGAACAACTACTTTGTCCTGACGTACCAGTCCTTCGTGGTGCGTACACCGCATCACACGGTCGTCGTGGACACCGGTCTGGGCAATGACAAGGACCGTGGGCGTCCGGAGTGGCATCGCAAGACCGACGACCAGTTCTTGTCGGGCCTGGCGCGTGTGGGCGTCCGCCCCGAGGACGTTGACTACGTCATTTGCACGCACCTGCACGCCGACCACGTCGGGTGGAACACCCGCCTGGTCCAGGGGCGTTGGCAACCGACGTTTCCGCGGGCGCGCTACATACTCCATCGCGATGAACTAGCGGCGACGGCGGGGCGCCACCGCGAGAGCGGGGACCAGCCGTACGCGGACAGCATCTTGCCCATCCTCGACGCCGGGCTGGCTGACGTGGTGGACGAGGACTTCAGCATCGGCGACCACGGTCGTCTCCTCCTAACAGCCGGACACACGGCCGGCCACGTGGCGGTCCGGTTCGGACGGCGCCGTGACCGCGTTGTCTTCTCCGGCGACCTGCTCCACGTGGCGCTGCAGATTCGCTACCCCGAGCTCTCCTTCTTCAAGGATCTGGACCCGAGGGCAGCAGCGGTGACCCGTCGCGCGTTCCTAGAGCGGTACGCCGAGACCGACACTGTCTGCTGCACTGGACACATCCCGACTTCCGGGCCCGCCACGGTCCGTCGCCGAGGAGATGGCTTCGCCTTGGCCGCGAGTCGGGGAACGTAG
- a CDS encoding acyl-CoA dehydrogenase family protein produces the protein MSDHTTEEVAAIREVAREFTRRHLIPLEREVIRREVERGFKDEPLITLAEEQHLIDESRKLGLVGIDVPEEYGGLGLGMSAKAAASEELAYSITPFKLFPDSPNLHYLEALASPSQREEFLVPYAKGEKRSCLALTEPDAGSDIGGIKTRATKIDGGWSITGNKLWISFLDRADFIIVIAITDSEKGKRGGMSAFLVDKDTPGLIISDPIPTMGEQRPYELRFDDVRVTDDRLLGEPGQAFAPLTNRLGVRRVDIGARCVGMSRRLIDMMCDYTLHRETFGTKLADRQGVQFMIADARIDLEAAQMMVNDAARRLDGGLIDIRIQASALKVFSTEMLTRTVDKAMQLHGAMGYSKELPIEFIYRSSRILRISEGASEIHRWQIARMMLKDPANRY, from the coding sequence ATGTCCGACCACACGACCGAAGAGGTCGCCGCGATCCGGGAGGTCGCGCGTGAGTTCACGCGACGCCACCTCATCCCGCTCGAACGGGAGGTGATTCGGCGGGAGGTCGAGCGGGGTTTTAAGGACGAACCGCTCATCACCCTCGCGGAGGAGCAGCATCTGATCGATGAGTCGCGCAAGCTGGGTCTGGTCGGCATCGACGTCCCCGAGGAGTACGGCGGCTTGGGCTTGGGCATGTCGGCGAAGGCTGCGGCTTCCGAGGAGCTCGCTTACAGCATCACGCCGTTCAAGCTGTTCCCCGACTCGCCCAACCTGCACTACCTCGAGGCGCTGGCGTCGCCGTCACAGCGCGAAGAGTTCCTCGTCCCGTACGCGAAGGGGGAGAAGCGGTCCTGCCTCGCCCTCACCGAGCCAGACGCGGGGTCTGACATCGGCGGGATCAAGACCCGCGCGACAAAGATCGACGGTGGCTGGAGCATCACCGGGAACAAACTGTGGATCTCCTTCCTCGACCGCGCTGACTTCATCATCGTCATCGCGATCACCGATTCGGAGAAGGGCAAGCGCGGCGGTATGTCCGCTTTCTTGGTAGACAAGGACACGCCGGGCCTCATCATCTCCGACCCCATCCCGACGATGGGCGAGCAGCGGCCGTACGAGCTACGTTTTGACGACGTCCGGGTGACTGACGACCGGCTCCTGGGTGAGCCAGGGCAGGCGTTCGCACCATTGACTAACCGGCTCGGCGTGCGGCGAGTGGACATCGGCGCGCGTTGCGTCGGGATGAGCCGCCGGCTCATAGACATGATGTGCGACTACACCCTGCACCGCGAGACCTTCGGGACGAAACTGGCCGATCGTCAGGGCGTCCAGTTCATGATAGCCGACGCGCGCATCGACTTAGAGGCTGCGCAGATGATGGTCAATGACGCCGCTCGCCGCCTGGATGGAGGATTGATCGACATCCGCATCCAGGCGAGCGCCCTCAAGGTGTTCTCCACCGAGATGCTGACCCGCACCGTCGACAAGGCGATGCAGCTGCACGGGGCGATGGGCTACTCGAAGGAGCTCCCGATCGAGTTTATCTATCGGAGTAGCCGAATCCTGCGGATCTCGGAGGGAGCCTCGGAGATCCACCGCTGGCAGATCGCCCGGATGATGCTGAAGGATCCCGCGAACCGCTATTAG